A genomic stretch from Streptomyces sp. QL37 includes:
- the hisG gene encoding ATP phosphoribosyltransferase → MLRIAVPNKGSLSGPAMAMLHEAGYQQRKESKELVLVDPTNEVEFFYLRPRDIAIYVSSGRLDIGITGRDLLLDSGAEAEEILQLGFARSTFRYATKPGTATGPKDFGGMTIATSYEGIVAAHLADAGVEASVVHLDGAVETAIELGVAQVIADVVETGTSLRNAGLEVIGEPIMTSEAVVIRRKGADAEDPKVQQFLRRLQGVLVARTYVMMDYDCRVEHLERAVALTPGLESPTISPLHHEGWVAVRSMVASKEAQRIMDDLYELGARAILTTAIHACRL, encoded by the coding sequence ATGCTGCGCATCGCCGTCCCCAACAAGGGTTCACTCTCCGGGCCTGCGATGGCGATGCTCCATGAGGCCGGCTACCAGCAGCGCAAGGAGTCGAAGGAACTCGTCCTGGTCGACCCGACCAACGAGGTCGAGTTCTTCTACCTCCGGCCGCGCGACATCGCGATCTACGTCAGCTCCGGCCGCCTGGACATCGGCATCACCGGCCGCGACCTGCTGCTGGACTCCGGTGCCGAGGCCGAGGAGATCCTCCAGCTCGGCTTCGCGCGCTCGACCTTCCGCTACGCCACCAAGCCCGGCACGGCCACCGGCCCCAAGGACTTCGGCGGCATGACGATCGCCACGTCCTACGAGGGCATCGTCGCGGCGCACCTCGCCGACGCCGGTGTGGAGGCCTCCGTCGTGCACCTCGACGGCGCGGTCGAGACCGCCATCGAGCTCGGTGTCGCCCAGGTCATCGCCGATGTCGTCGAGACCGGTACCAGCCTGCGCAACGCCGGACTCGAGGTCATCGGCGAGCCCATCATGACGTCGGAGGCCGTCGTCATCCGCCGCAAGGGCGCCGACGCCGAGGACCCCAAGGTTCAGCAGTTCCTGCGCCGCCTCCAGGGCGTCCTGGTCGCACGCACCTACGTGATGATGGACTACGACTGCCGGGTCGAGCACCTGGAGCGCGCAGTCGCCCTCACCCCGGGCCTGGAGTCGCCGACCATCTCCCCGCTGCACCACGAGGGCTGGGTCGCCGTCCGCTCCATGGTCGCCTCCAAGGAGGCCCAGCGGATCATGGACGACCTCTACGAGCTGGGTGCGCGCGCCATCCTCACGACGGCCATCCACGCCTGCCGCCTCTGA
- a CDS encoding PH domain-containing protein yields MSAPAPRPTELPALPATFRPTLTRVVLLAVGAAMFVVITAVALILENLSAGERTSFVFVALLFFGVLAMLSRPRVTADETGVTVVNITRTRRLAWAEILRVNLRAGDPWVFLDLSDGTSMPALGIQPGIARERAISDARTLRALAEFHGSGVNDATENG; encoded by the coding sequence ATGTCCGCCCCAGCGCCCCGGCCGACCGAACTCCCCGCCCTTCCGGCCACCTTCAGGCCCACCCTCACCCGAGTGGTCCTGCTGGCCGTGGGGGCGGCGATGTTCGTCGTCATCACCGCGGTCGCGCTGATACTGGAGAATCTCAGCGCGGGGGAGCGGACCAGCTTCGTCTTCGTCGCCCTGCTCTTCTTCGGCGTCCTCGCCATGCTGAGCAGGCCCCGCGTCACCGCCGACGAGACGGGGGTCACGGTGGTCAACATCACCCGCACCCGCCGACTGGCCTGGGCCGAGATCCTCCGCGTCAATCTGCGCGCCGGGGACCCCTGGGTCTTCCTCGACCTCAGCGACGGCACCAGCATGCCCGCCCTCGGCATCCAGCCCGGAATCGCCCGGGAACGGGCCATCAGCGACGCCCGGACACTCCGCGCTCTCGCCGAGTTCCACGGCAGCGGAGTGAACGACGCCACCGAGAACGGCTGA
- a CDS encoding hemolysin family protein, whose protein sequence is MTTPLLLLLAAFLLILANGFFVAAEFGLVTVERPDAERAAAEGDRRARTVVAALRELSFQLSGTQLGITITSLVVGMLAEPALAQLLAGPLTATGLPEGAVPGVSVVIGMLFASAVQMVIGELVPKNWAVSRPLQVARFVAGPQHRFSTVLRPVITALNTVANRLVRLLGVEPTEELASARTPGELVSLARHSAEAGTLEQDTADLFVRTLSLAGLTAQHVMTPRVKVSALQTSATAADVLNLTRATGLSRFPVYQDRIDEVVGMVHLKNALAVPTQDRLRTPVSRIAVAPLLVPETLPVEQLLQRLRSEQPIAVVVDEYGGTAGVVTLEDIIEELVGEVRDEHDVEGADRPELTPVVADDGRAGWDVEGSTRVLTLRRIGLDVPEGPYETVAGLVADLLGRIPAPGDRTELPGWRISVRQVGHYRAEQVRFVRLADIPQAPAGRLTQDLLEAVR, encoded by the coding sequence ATGACCACCCCCCTGTTGCTGCTCCTCGCGGCATTCCTTCTCATCCTCGCCAACGGGTTCTTCGTGGCAGCCGAATTCGGGCTCGTCACCGTGGAACGGCCGGACGCCGAACGCGCCGCCGCCGAAGGCGACCGCCGGGCCCGTACCGTCGTCGCCGCCCTGCGTGAACTCTCCTTCCAGCTCTCCGGCACCCAGCTCGGCATCACCATCACCTCGCTGGTCGTCGGCATGCTCGCCGAACCGGCGCTCGCCCAGCTTCTCGCCGGACCGCTCACCGCCACCGGACTGCCCGAAGGGGCCGTACCCGGGGTGAGTGTCGTGATCGGCATGCTGTTCGCCTCCGCCGTCCAGATGGTGATCGGCGAGCTCGTGCCCAAGAACTGGGCGGTCTCCCGGCCGCTCCAGGTGGCCCGGTTCGTCGCCGGCCCCCAGCACCGCTTCTCGACCGTCCTGCGCCCGGTGATCACCGCGCTGAACACCGTCGCGAACCGGCTGGTGAGGCTGCTGGGGGTCGAACCCACCGAGGAGCTCGCCTCCGCCAGGACCCCGGGCGAACTCGTCTCGCTGGCCCGGCATTCCGCGGAGGCAGGCACCCTGGAGCAGGACACCGCCGATCTCTTCGTGCGGACCCTGTCCCTGGCCGGGCTCACCGCGCAGCACGTCATGACCCCGCGGGTGAAGGTCAGCGCGCTCCAGACGTCGGCCACCGCGGCGGACGTCCTCAACCTCACACGGGCCACCGGCCTGTCCCGCTTCCCCGTCTACCAGGACCGCATCGACGAGGTCGTCGGCATGGTCCACCTCAAGAACGCCCTCGCCGTCCCCACCCAGGACCGGCTGCGCACCCCGGTGAGCCGGATCGCCGTTGCACCGCTCCTGGTGCCGGAGACCCTGCCCGTCGAACAGCTGCTCCAGCGGCTGCGCAGCGAGCAGCCGATCGCCGTCGTGGTCGACGAGTACGGCGGCACCGCCGGTGTCGTCACCCTCGAAGACATCATCGAGGAACTCGTCGGCGAGGTCAGGGACGAGCACGACGTGGAGGGCGCCGACCGCCCCGAGCTGACACCCGTCGTCGCCGACGACGGGCGGGCAGGCTGGGACGTGGAGGGCAGCACCCGGGTGCTGACCCTGCGGCGGATAGGCCTCGACGTACCCGAAGGGCCGTACGAGACCGTCGCGGGGCTGGTCGCCGACCTGCTGGGACGCATCCCCGCCCCCGGTGACCGGACCGAACTCCCCGGCTGGCGCATCTCCGTCCGCCAGGTCGGCCACTACCGTGCCGAACAGGTCCGCTTCGTCCGGCTGGCGGACATACCGCAGGCTCCGGCCGGACGGCTCACCCAGGACCTGCTGGAGGCCGTGCGATGA
- a CDS encoding hemolysin family protein — protein MSLVQLVFAGLLVLANGFFVGAEFALVSVRRSQVEPLAAGGSSRARQVLYGLENLPQMMAAAQFGITICSLTLGAVAEPTVARLLEPVFHAAHLPEGLVHPLGFAVALVSVVFLHLVIGEMVPKNLAMAAPEKTAMWLSPGLVGFARLCRPVTSALGACANLVLRLFKVEPKDEVEAVFTSEQLNRLVEDAGMAGLLEPEARDRLGDALELGSRPVTDVLLDRASLVTVDPSVTPRRVEELTVRTGYSRFPVCADGGGPFMGYLHVKDVLELEDGERAVPQQIWRPMATVRAELPLDDALTVMRRAATHLAQVADASGRVLGLVAMEDVLEMLVGEVRDPAHHVSVPRRTVEVPKAMAPLG, from the coding sequence ATGAGCCTCGTGCAGCTGGTCTTCGCCGGGCTCCTGGTGCTGGCGAACGGATTCTTCGTCGGGGCCGAGTTCGCGCTCGTCTCCGTACGGCGCAGTCAGGTCGAACCCCTTGCGGCAGGCGGGTCGAGCCGGGCCAGACAGGTCCTGTACGGCCTGGAGAACCTGCCGCAGATGATGGCCGCCGCGCAGTTCGGCATCACCATCTGCTCCCTCACGCTCGGCGCCGTCGCGGAGCCGACCGTGGCCCGCCTCCTGGAGCCGGTGTTCCACGCGGCACACCTGCCCGAGGGGCTCGTCCATCCCCTGGGCTTCGCGGTGGCCCTCGTCTCCGTGGTCTTCCTCCACCTCGTCATCGGCGAGATGGTCCCGAAGAACCTGGCGATGGCCGCTCCCGAGAAGACCGCGATGTGGCTCAGCCCCGGCCTGGTCGGCTTCGCCCGGCTATGCAGGCCCGTCACCTCCGCCCTCGGAGCCTGCGCCAACCTCGTCCTTCGGCTCTTCAAGGTCGAGCCGAAGGACGAGGTCGAGGCCGTCTTCACCAGTGAGCAGCTCAACCGGCTGGTGGAGGACGCCGGCATGGCCGGTCTGCTGGAACCGGAGGCGCGGGACCGCCTCGGGGACGCCCTCGAACTGGGCAGCAGGCCCGTCACCGATGTGCTGCTCGACCGGGCCTCCCTGGTGACCGTGGACCCCTCCGTCACCCCGCGCCGCGTGGAGGAGCTCACCGTACGGACCGGCTACTCGCGCTTTCCCGTATGCGCGGACGGCGGCGGCCCGTTCATGGGCTATCTGCACGTCAAGGACGTCCTGGAGCTGGAGGACGGCGAGCGGGCCGTGCCGCAGCAGATCTGGCGCCCGATGGCGACCGTACGGGCGGAGCTCCCGCTGGACGACGCCCTGACGGTCATGCGCCGCGCGGCCACACATCTCGCCCAGGTCGCCGACGCGTCCGGCAGGGTGCTTGGCCTCGTCGCCATGGAGGACGTCCTGGAGATGCTCGTGGGCGAGGTCCGCGACCCCGCCCACCACGTCTCGGTGCCCCGCCGCACGGTGGAGGTGCCGAAGGCCATGGCCCCGCTGGGCTGA
- a CDS encoding AAA family ATPase, giving the protein MDIGTPGTQAPADLAWLRGVDAYTMGAYPQAEEEFRAAVRLDPGMADGWLGLHALRIDTTTALLRMYRHRDRFGEQRTRHRRTLNSWYWLGWWVQPVLESPRDLLLAHASHWLDGRHVPELDRALAGLPPVDADPQVRFLHACRSYLVKDWDQLVRTTEQLINDPLLGIEAGLFGGMARVRLEMYGQAEPLLSAALMRCRSEQPQRKELRYWLARAHEGTGRSAAALPLYRAVHRVDPAFMDTSARLAAISEGDGYDEAGDLAAVSLAGFGSDGAGVEGRTDGDMVLGTDLVDGREPWLGGDPQVLPGAVVPPPGTGALGARQKPGAPRAATFPAGPSDPVMLAEALAELERMVGLEPVKRQVKALSAQLNMARLRAEQGLPVQPPKRHFVFSGPSGTGKTTVARILGRVFYALGLLGGDHLVEAQRSDLVGEFLGQTAVKANELIDSALGGVLFVDEAYSLSNSGYSKGDAYGDEALQVLLKRAEDNRDHLVVILAGYPEGMDRLLSTNPGLSSRFTTRVDFPSYRPLELTAIGGVLAAENGDVWDEEALDELRSISGHVVDQGWIDELGNGRFLRTLYEKSCAYRDLRLSGYTAVPTRDDLATLRLPDLMQAYGEVLSGRGPVDRGKQEPGAL; this is encoded by the coding sequence ATGGACATCGGCACGCCGGGCACGCAGGCCCCGGCCGACCTTGCCTGGCTGCGTGGGGTGGACGCCTACACCATGGGCGCGTACCCACAGGCCGAGGAGGAGTTCAGAGCGGCGGTACGTCTCGACCCCGGCATGGCGGACGGCTGGCTGGGCCTCCACGCGCTGCGGATCGACACCACCACGGCACTGTTACGCATGTACCGCCACCGCGACCGCTTCGGCGAGCAGCGCACCCGTCATCGGCGCACGCTCAACTCGTGGTACTGGCTGGGGTGGTGGGTCCAGCCCGTGCTGGAGAGCCCGCGCGATCTACTCCTCGCGCACGCCTCGCACTGGCTGGACGGCCGCCATGTGCCGGAGCTGGACCGGGCGTTGGCGGGTCTGCCGCCTGTCGACGCCGATCCCCAGGTCCGCTTCCTGCACGCCTGCCGCTCCTATCTGGTCAAGGACTGGGACCAGCTCGTACGCACGACGGAGCAGCTCATCAACGATCCGCTGCTCGGTATCGAGGCCGGTCTCTTCGGCGGCATGGCGCGGGTGCGCCTGGAGATGTACGGGCAGGCGGAGCCTCTGCTGTCCGCAGCCCTGATGCGCTGCCGCAGCGAGCAGCCGCAGCGCAAGGAGCTGCGCTACTGGCTGGCGCGGGCCCACGAGGGCACCGGCCGCAGTGCGGCGGCCCTGCCCCTGTACCGGGCGGTCCACCGCGTGGATCCGGCCTTCATGGACACCTCGGCCAGGCTCGCCGCGATCTCCGAGGGGGACGGCTACGACGAGGCCGGCGATCTGGCGGCGGTCTCACTGGCCGGCTTCGGCTCCGACGGCGCGGGCGTGGAGGGCCGGACGGACGGCGACATGGTGCTCGGCACCGATCTGGTGGACGGCCGCGAGCCCTGGCTCGGCGGCGATCCGCAGGTCCTTCCCGGGGCCGTGGTGCCACCGCCCGGAACCGGTGCCCTCGGGGCGCGGCAGAAGCCCGGAGCGCCGCGGGCCGCCACCTTCCCGGCGGGGCCGAGCGACCCGGTGATGCTCGCGGAGGCCCTGGCGGAGCTTGAGCGCATGGTCGGACTCGAACCCGTGAAACGCCAGGTCAAGGCGTTGTCCGCACAGCTGAACATGGCACGTCTCCGTGCGGAGCAGGGACTTCCGGTGCAGCCGCCCAAGCGCCACTTCGTCTTCTCCGGGCCGTCCGGGACGGGCAAGACCACGGTCGCCCGCATCCTGGGCCGGGTGTTCTACGCCCTCGGGCTCCTCGGCGGCGACCACCTGGTGGAGGCCCAACGGTCCGACCTGGTCGGCGAGTTCCTCGGGCAGACAGCGGTGAAGGCCAACGAGCTGATCGATTCGGCACTCGGCGGGGTGCTCTTCGTCGACGAGGCGTACAGCCTCTCCAACTCCGGTTACAGCAAGGGCGACGCGTACGGCGACGAGGCCCTGCAGGTCCTCCTCAAGCGGGCCGAGGACAACAGGGACCACCTGGTCGTCATCCTCGCCGGCTATCCGGAGGGCATGGACCGGCTGCTCTCCACCAATCCGGGGCTCTCCTCACGCTTCACCACCCGGGTCGACTTCCCGAGCTACCGCCCCCTCGAACTCACCGCGATCGGCGGGGTACTGGCCGCCGAGAACGGCGATGTGTGGGACGAGGAGGCCCTCGACGAGCTGCGCAGCATCAGCGGGCACGTGGTCGACCAGGGCTGGATCGACGAGCTGGGCAACGGCCGTTTCCTGCGCACCCTGTACGAAAAGAGCTGCGCCTACCGTGATCTGCGACTGTCCGGTTACACCGCCGTGCCGACCCGGGACGATCTGGCCACTCTGCGGCTGCCGGACCTGATGCAGGCGTACGGCGAGGTGCTGTCGGGCCGGGGTCCGGTGGACCGGGGGAAGCAGGAGCCCGGGGCCCTGTAG
- a CDS encoding peptidase C39 family protein: MTRPTSRRTVLTAALAAAAGAGTEASAGPASAAPSRTSPSPAAASLVDNRFWTTYTDWRCGTSTGTRAVAGRRPGLEISAPAGSTDYTDPHTGTTSTWEYATWTSPVHRSAVPATEVIASWNAHTPQGTWIQVELRGSYSDGTDTPWYVMGRWAAGDEDIRRTSVDDQTDGRSSVWTDTFSVDDTASGLRLASYRLRLTLHRTPGTRLTPTVHRVGAMASDIPDRFTVPATEPGTARELAVPRYSQNVHVGEYPEYDNGGEAWCSPTSSQMIIEYWGRKPTPEDLSWVKPGLADPQVCHAARHTFDYQYEGCGNWPFNAAYAATYKDMSAVVTRLGSLTDLEKLIAAGIPVITSQSFLKGELTGAGYGTSGHLMTVIGFTADGDVIANDPASPSNDAVRRVYRRREWENIWLRTKRYDANGAVRSGTGGVCYVYWPAVPTAGQRRVLRPLGLT, from the coding sequence ATGACCAGACCGACATCACGCAGGACCGTGCTCACCGCCGCGCTCGCGGCAGCGGCAGGGGCAGGCACCGAGGCCTCCGCCGGCCCCGCGAGCGCCGCCCCCTCCCGCACCTCCCCATCACCGGCGGCAGCCTCGCTCGTGGACAACCGCTTCTGGACGACGTACACCGACTGGCGCTGCGGCACATCGACCGGCACCCGCGCGGTCGCCGGACGCCGGCCGGGCCTGGAGATCTCCGCTCCCGCCGGGAGCACCGACTACACCGACCCGCACACCGGCACGACCAGCACCTGGGAGTACGCGACCTGGACCTCGCCGGTCCACCGCTCCGCCGTCCCCGCCACCGAGGTGATCGCCTCCTGGAACGCCCACACCCCGCAGGGCACCTGGATCCAGGTCGAGCTGCGCGGCAGCTACTCCGACGGGACCGACACGCCCTGGTACGTGATGGGCCGCTGGGCAGCGGGTGACGAGGACATCCGCCGCACCTCCGTGGACGACCAGACCGACGGCAGGAGCTCGGTCTGGACCGACACCTTCTCCGTGGACGACACGGCGAGCGGGCTGAGGCTGGCCTCCTACCGCCTGCGGCTCACCCTTCACCGCACCCCCGGCACCCGGCTCACGCCCACGGTCCACCGGGTCGGTGCCATGGCCTCGGACATCCCGGACCGCTTCACCGTCCCCGCCACGGAACCCGGCACCGCCCGGGAACTGGCGGTGCCCCGCTACTCGCAGAACGTCCACGTGGGGGAGTACCCGGAGTACGACAACGGCGGCGAGGCCTGGTGCAGCCCCACCTCCTCGCAGATGATCATCGAGTACTGGGGCCGCAAGCCCACCCCGGAGGACCTGTCCTGGGTCAAACCCGGCCTCGCCGACCCGCAGGTCTGCCATGCGGCCCGCCACACCTTCGACTACCAGTACGAGGGGTGCGGCAACTGGCCCTTCAACGCGGCCTACGCCGCGACGTACAAGGACATGAGCGCCGTGGTCACCCGTCTCGGATCGCTGACCGATCTGGAGAAGCTGATCGCCGCGGGCATCCCGGTCATAACGTCACAGTCGTTCCTCAAGGGCGAGCTGACCGGCGCGGGTTACGGGACATCGGGCCACCTGATGACGGTCATCGGCTTCACGGCCGACGGCGACGTGATCGCCAACGATCCCGCGTCGCCGTCCAACGACGCGGTGCGCCGTGTCTACCGGCGGCGCGAGTGGGAGAACATCTGGCTCCGTACGAAGCGCTACGACGCGAACGGTGCGGTCAGGAGCGGCACGGGAGGGGTCTGCTACGTGTACTGGCCGGCTGTGCCCACGGCGGGCCAGCGCCGTGTCCTCCGCCCGCTCGGGCTGACCTGA
- a CDS encoding fasciclin domain-containing protein, with product MHVTHIRRTMAAAAAAAVLPVAIGIAAPTASADTGTQPFGPGCSSLPQEGKGSLSDMASTPVATAAANNPELKTLAAAVEAADLGDTLNNTKGITVFAPTNAAFEKIPKADLDALLANKAQLAKVLKYHVVGQEVTQKDLAKGDFTTLEGSKLTTSGSGESFTVNDSAKIVCGGIPTANATVELIDTVLMPK from the coding sequence ATGCATGTCACCCACATCCGTCGCACGATGGCTGCCGCAGCAGCGGCCGCGGTACTTCCCGTCGCCATCGGGATCGCCGCACCGACCGCGTCCGCGGACACCGGTACGCAGCCGTTCGGACCGGGCTGTTCCTCCCTTCCGCAGGAAGGCAAGGGAAGCCTCAGTGACATGGCGAGCACCCCGGTGGCAACCGCGGCCGCCAACAACCCGGAGCTGAAGACGCTCGCCGCAGCCGTCGAAGCCGCCGACCTGGGCGACACACTGAACAACACCAAGGGCATCACGGTGTTCGCTCCGACCAATGCGGCGTTCGAGAAGATCCCGAAGGCAGACCTGGACGCGCTGCTCGCCAACAAGGCTCAGCTGGCGAAGGTCCTCAAGTATCACGTCGTGGGCCAGGAGGTCACCCAGAAGGATCTTGCGAAGGGAGACTTCACGACCCTGGAGGGCAGCAAACTCACCACTTCGGGATCCGGTGAGTCTTTCACCGTGAACGACTCCGCGAAGATCGTCTGCGGTGGCATCCCCACTGCCAACGCCACCGTGGAACTCATCGACACCGTCCTGATGCCCAAGTAA
- a CDS encoding STAS domain-containing protein, producing the protein MRPLKITVREATTGPVLQIAGDLDHETAPELRRAVEGLTLAAGRLLVLDLAALEFCDSSGISALLTARNLAGEQGGDIALAAVPANTARILGIVGLDRVFAIHTDVSAATARGSAAH; encoded by the coding sequence ATGAGACCACTGAAGATCACCGTCCGAGAGGCCACCACCGGCCCCGTACTCCAGATCGCCGGCGACCTCGATCATGAGACGGCGCCCGAACTCCGCAGGGCTGTGGAGGGTCTCACCCTGGCTGCGGGACGACTACTGGTCCTGGATCTGGCCGCCCTGGAGTTCTGTGACTCCAGCGGGATCAGCGCTCTGCTGACGGCCCGGAACCTGGCCGGCGAACAAGGCGGCGACATCGCTCTGGCCGCGGTCCCCGCCAACACCGCCCGCATCCTCGGCATCGTCGGTCTGGACCGGGTCTTCGCCATCCACACGGACGTCTCGGCGGCCACCGCACGCGGCTCCGCTGCCCACTGA